A single genomic interval of Lathyrus oleraceus cultivar Zhongwan6 chromosome 7, CAAS_Psat_ZW6_1.0, whole genome shotgun sequence harbors:
- the LOC127100812 gene encoding probable E3 ubiquitin-protein ligase RHB1A isoform X1: protein MGGCCCCASKETVLSAPPAYYFQYPRASDEHVPLSSHQGAPSAFSGRLLVDTNLDTSSPDTYTPPPAPIPFNVTFDATQTAPVVQEISCDKNNTNSNSVQEPSGDNHGTSPKSEELKESECKGQTDLELDSAKDSEIELPKLGEPINLVEEEDGCPICLEEYDAENPKLTTKCEHHYHLACILEWMERSETCPVCAQALVFSPPIE, encoded by the exons ATGggcggttgttgctgttgtgccTCCAAGGAGACTGTGTTGAGTGCTCCACCTGCTTACTATTTT CAGTATCCAAGAGCATCAGATGAGCATGTTCCACTATCTTCTCATCAAGGTGCTCCCTCTGCTTTCTCTGGAAGGCTCTTGGTTGATACTAATCTAGATACTTCGAGTCCTGATACTTATACACCCCCTCCTGCTCCTATCCCTTTCAACGTGACATTCGATGCCACTCAGACTGCACCTGTGGTTCAAGAAATTTCCTGCGACAAGAACAATACAAATTCTAATTCAGTTCAAGAACCATCTGGAGACAATCATGGAACCTCACCTAAGTCAGAAGAACTGAAGGAATCAGAATGCAAAGGTCAGACTGATTTAGAACTAGACTCGGCAAAGGATTCTGAAATTGAACTTCCAAAGTTGGGAGAACCTATAAATTTAGTAGAAGAAGAGGATGGATGCCCGATATGTTTAGAAG AATATGATGCAGAGAATCCAAAACTAACCACAAAGTGTGAGCATCACTATCACCTTGCTTGCATTCTGGAGTGGATGGAAAGAAGTGAAACTTGCCCTGTCTGTGCTCAG GCCTTGGTTTTCAGCCCTCCCATTGAATAG
- the LOC127100812 gene encoding probable E3 ubiquitin-protein ligase RHB1A isoform X2: MGGCCCCASKETVLSAPPAYYFYPRASDEHVPLSSHQGAPSAFSGRLLVDTNLDTSSPDTYTPPPAPIPFNVTFDATQTAPVVQEISCDKNNTNSNSVQEPSGDNHGTSPKSEELKESECKGQTDLELDSAKDSEIELPKLGEPINLVEEEDGCPICLEEYDAENPKLTTKCEHHYHLACILEWMERSETCPVCAQALVFSPPIE, from the exons ATGggcggttgttgctgttgtgccTCCAAGGAGACTGTGTTGAGTGCTCCACCTGCTTACTATTTT TATCCAAGAGCATCAGATGAGCATGTTCCACTATCTTCTCATCAAGGTGCTCCCTCTGCTTTCTCTGGAAGGCTCTTGGTTGATACTAATCTAGATACTTCGAGTCCTGATACTTATACACCCCCTCCTGCTCCTATCCCTTTCAACGTGACATTCGATGCCACTCAGACTGCACCTGTGGTTCAAGAAATTTCCTGCGACAAGAACAATACAAATTCTAATTCAGTTCAAGAACCATCTGGAGACAATCATGGAACCTCACCTAAGTCAGAAGAACTGAAGGAATCAGAATGCAAAGGTCAGACTGATTTAGAACTAGACTCGGCAAAGGATTCTGAAATTGAACTTCCAAAGTTGGGAGAACCTATAAATTTAGTAGAAGAAGAGGATGGATGCCCGATATGTTTAGAAG AATATGATGCAGAGAATCCAAAACTAACCACAAAGTGTGAGCATCACTATCACCTTGCTTGCATTCTGGAGTGGATGGAAAGAAGTGAAACTTGCCCTGTCTGTGCTCAG GCCTTGGTTTTCAGCCCTCCCATTGAATAG